One window of Paenibacillus sp. JQZ6Y-1 genomic DNA carries:
- the pepF gene encoding oligoendopeptidase F produces the protein MSKTLTRSEVPIPATWNVNDLYASEQDWNAALTEIEQQTEQIQQFRGRLGESAEVLLQCLEQQNTLGLALSKAYSYASLQQSADGSDPANIARSAKAGDLYSRVQAAITWIESEILDLPQEVIANFRQQEAGLQPYERTLKQLDDTRPHRLAPETENALAALGEVMGAPYRIYVRSKLTDMTFDDCTDGEGNTIPVSFRLYENAYEVSADTTLRRNAFASFTKSLKQYRNTFAETYATEVKKQLVLADLRHYDSTTDMLLQPQQVNVDMYHNIHNVLLEQLAPHMQRYAALKKRKLGLDKLYFCDLKAPLDPSYNPSVSYEEASNIIQQALAPMGETYNNIIRDAFAARWIDYADNDGKSTGAFCSPIYGEHPYILMAWSDNMRNVFTLAHELGHAAHFALAAEHQPFSNYWCSTYFVEAPSTMNELLLADHLLQGSDDKRLRSWVIQQLLSTYYHNFVTHLLEAELQRQVYAAAEQGQALTADWLSTTKGNILQNFWGETLELDEGATLTWMRQPHYYMGLYPYTYAAGLTASTAAMQLIRQEGQPAIDRWLQALQAGGSQDPLELMKLAGVDMSGPAPIQSAADYVGSLIAELESLYE, from the coding sequence ATGTCCAAAACGCTTACCCGCTCCGAAGTCCCCATTCCAGCAACATGGAATGTGAATGATCTATACGCCAGCGAACAAGATTGGAACGCCGCCCTGACCGAGATTGAACAGCAAACAGAGCAAATCCAGCAATTCCGCGGTCGTCTCGGTGAGAGCGCAGAGGTGTTGCTGCAATGCCTAGAGCAACAAAACACGTTAGGGCTTGCCCTATCCAAAGCGTACAGCTACGCCAGTCTACAGCAATCCGCCGATGGCAGTGATCCTGCTAATATTGCGCGTTCCGCCAAAGCTGGCGACCTGTACTCCCGCGTGCAAGCAGCGATCACATGGATCGAATCCGAAATACTAGATTTACCACAAGAAGTTATTGCGAATTTTAGACAGCAAGAAGCCGGGCTACAGCCATACGAACGCACATTGAAGCAATTGGATGATACACGTCCGCATCGTCTTGCACCAGAAACAGAAAATGCACTCGCAGCACTGGGCGAAGTGATGGGCGCGCCGTATCGCATTTATGTGCGCAGCAAGCTGACCGATATGACATTTGACGATTGCACAGACGGCGAAGGCAATACGATCCCCGTTTCCTTCCGATTGTATGAAAATGCGTACGAAGTGTCCGCTGATACGACACTCCGCCGCAACGCCTTTGCTTCGTTTACCAAATCGCTCAAGCAATATCGAAATACCTTTGCCGAAACGTATGCAACCGAAGTGAAAAAGCAGCTTGTACTTGCCGATCTGCGTCATTACGATTCCACTACTGACATGCTGCTACAACCACAACAGGTGAATGTGGACATGTACCATAATATCCACAATGTACTACTGGAACAGCTCGCTCCGCATATGCAGCGCTATGCCGCTCTGAAAAAGCGCAAGCTTGGACTGGATAAGCTGTACTTCTGCGATCTAAAAGCACCGCTTGATCCATCGTACAATCCATCCGTATCGTATGAGGAAGCAAGCAACATCATCCAGCAGGCACTCGCGCCAATGGGTGAAACGTACAACAATATTATCCGCGATGCGTTTGCTGCACGCTGGATCGATTATGCGGACAATGATGGCAAATCGACAGGTGCCTTCTGCTCGCCGATCTACGGGGAACATCCTTATATCCTGATGGCATGGTCAGACAATATGCGCAATGTCTTTACATTGGCGCACGAGCTGGGACATGCGGCGCACTTTGCACTTGCTGCTGAGCATCAGCCGTTTAGCAATTACTGGTGCTCCACGTACTTCGTCGAAGCGCCATCCACGATGAATGAGCTGCTGCTGGCAGATCATTTGTTACAAGGCTCCGACGACAAGCGTCTGCGTAGTTGGGTCATTCAACAGCTCCTTAGTACGTATTACCATAACTTTGTTACGCATCTGCTGGAAGCGGAGCTGCAACGACAAGTATATGCTGCTGCCGAGCAAGGTCAGGCGCTGACTGCCGATTGGCTGTCGACCACAAAGGGCAATATTTTGCAGAACTTCTGGGGTGAGACGCTAGAGCTAGACGAGGGCGCCACACTGACTTGGATGCGCCAGCCGCACTATTATATGGGATTGTATCCATACACCTATGCTGCTGGATTGACCGCCTCCACCGCGGCTATGCAGCTTATTCGTCAGGAAGGGCAACCGGCAATCGACCGCTGGCTGCAAGCGTTACAGGCTGGCGGCTCGCAAGATCCGTTGGAGCTGATGAAGCTGGCTGGTGTGGATATGTCGGGACCAGCGCCCATCCAATCCGCCGCCGATTATGTCGGCTCATTGATCGCAGAGCTGGAATCGCTATACGAGTAA
- a CDS encoding GAF domain-containing protein, protein MFENIAYSGSREEQYETALSQLKGLIHDEPDRIANLSNASALLKQFLQDTNWTGFYLYDGKELVLGPFQGLPACIRIPLGKGVCGTSASERRTLLVADVHEFPGHIACDAASNSEIVVPLVRDGELLGVIDIDSPLKSRFDEQDQQFLERFAEILVQAI, encoded by the coding sequence ATGTTTGAAAATATAGCATATAGCGGCTCTCGTGAAGAACAATACGAAACCGCCCTCAGCCAGCTCAAAGGTCTGATTCACGACGAGCCAGATCGGATTGCCAATCTATCCAACGCTTCTGCACTGCTGAAGCAGTTTTTGCAGGATACGAACTGGACTGGTTTTTATCTGTATGATGGCAAAGAACTGGTTCTTGGACCATTTCAAGGGCTGCCTGCCTGCATCCGTATTCCACTGGGCAAAGGCGTATGCGGGACATCTGCATCTGAGCGCCGTACCCTGCTAGTCGCAGATGTGCATGAATTTCCGGGTCATATCGCCTGCGATGCTGCTTCCAACAGCGAAATCGTCGTGCCATTGGTACGCGATGGCGAGTTGCTCGGCGTAATCGACATCGACAGCCCGCTCAAAAGTCGCTTTGATGAGCAGGATCAGCAATTTCTGGAACGCTTTGCCGAGATTCTCGTGCAAGCCATCTAA
- a CDS encoding energy-coupling factor transporter transmembrane component T family protein, which produces MNRENKPFLYRMDPLTKIFMLLCLSILAVHMKHALPQLILFGFVWLAVVIGTGQMVSRPLMQLLAGIGIPYFGLSLLSVREGEVWWQWGALQLTSGGLEYGAVMTLRIFIFCLTSVALSVTTDYRELVGALVLKLKVPYRFAYGLALALTFLPLLREEGRLALAARRLRGQRISRGPAGLLHARDYLAAVFTGSVRRIQYIAGAMDGKGFGASAHRTFYRSFVLPSYALPLMIVSAGVTLALCVLV; this is translated from the coding sequence GTGAATAGGGAGAACAAGCCATTTCTCTATCGAATGGACCCGCTGACAAAAATATTCATGCTGCTCTGCCTCTCAATACTGGCTGTTCATATGAAGCACGCTTTGCCTCAGTTGATCCTGTTCGGATTCGTCTGGCTGGCAGTGGTAATCGGAACGGGGCAAATGGTCAGTCGTCCATTGATGCAATTGCTGGCAGGAATCGGGATTCCGTATTTTGGGTTATCGCTATTATCTGTACGCGAAGGCGAGGTATGGTGGCAGTGGGGCGCATTGCAACTAACTAGCGGCGGATTGGAATATGGCGCGGTGATGACGCTGCGTATTTTTATCTTTTGCCTAACTTCGGTGGCGTTGTCAGTGACAACCGATTATCGTGAACTGGTCGGCGCACTTGTACTGAAGCTGAAGGTGCCGTACCGTTTTGCGTATGGATTGGCGCTGGCGTTGACCTTTTTGCCTTTGCTGCGTGAGGAAGGAAGATTGGCACTGGCAGCAAGGCGTCTGCGCGGGCAACGCATCTCGCGTGGACCGGCAGGACTGTTGCATGCACGAGATTATTTGGCAGCTGTATTTACTGGCTCCGTTCGGCGTATTCAGTATATTGCTGGTGCTATGGATGGCAAAGGATTTGGTGCGTCGGCACATCGTACCTTTTACCGTTCCTTTGTACTTCCGTCGTATGCGTTACCGTTAATGATTGTTAGCGCAGGAGTTACACTAGCGCTCTGTGTACTGGTGTAG
- a CDS encoding ECF transporter S component produces MSTNVNSNSSNSKMSRTFQAFTTMDIVLMALLATANAVMTMYLGAVNQLLSSIGGPILTSTIVGLYMIYGLLACYIIRKPGTAVITYALGALVQSFVGVSYGIASAFAAAICYMLVAELLMAMTRYRRWSTGWMMLIGGAMVPIWFVVAVQMFGYAKWGMTILSIALVVRILSGMLLCGLLTVVFAKAIGKTGLLRRFAGFNGRR; encoded by the coding sequence ATGAGTACAAATGTAAATAGCAATTCTTCCAACAGCAAAATGAGCCGTACTTTCCAAGCGTTTACGACGATGGATATCGTGCTGATGGCGTTGCTGGCGACTGCCAATGCAGTCATGACGATGTATCTGGGTGCAGTAAATCAACTGCTAAGCAGTATCGGTGGCCCTATTCTGACCTCCACCATCGTCGGTCTATATATGATCTATGGTCTGCTGGCTTGTTATATTATCCGTAAACCGGGCACTGCCGTGATTACATACGCGCTTGGTGCGCTAGTGCAAAGCTTTGTCGGCGTATCGTATGGGATTGCTTCTGCCTTTGCCGCGGCGATCTGTTATATGCTCGTGGCTGAACTGCTGATGGCGATGACTCGTTATCGTCGCTGGTCAACTGGCTGGATGATGCTGATCGGTGGCGCTATGGTGCCAATCTGGTTCGTCGTGGCGGTACAAATGTTTGGCTACGCCAAATGGGGCATGACCATTCTGTCGATTGCACTGGTCGTGCGTATACTCAGTGGTATGCTGCTGTGCGGTCTACTCACAGTAGTGTTTGCCAAAGCGATTGGTAAAACAGGGTTGCTACGCCGGTTTGCCGGGTTTAACGGACGCCGCTAA
- a CDS encoding ABC transporter ATP-binding protein — translation MSSNGIDMTKPAVMLRQVSYVYDDSEQAAVQQLDIQVEQRQWLAIVGASGSGKSTLCRLINGQLPRLAGGQREGDVHIQGIDPAEATIAELASTIGSLGQDPDAELVVGTVEDEIAFGPENLCLAPSEIGQRIDRLTTTLALEHVRNRHIHQLSGGQRQRTALAAVLALEPQILLLDEPAASLDPAGRQQVLDMIGDWHAAGGTLITASARWDHSVQRADHVLVLEKGSIVLQGTPAELLQQNADDLRQLYIVPAITQDESSDAHQVSVSSEKSQSSPDLLQPIVDIRQLNYQYAGNSTPALQDVSLQIHPGEMVLLCGANGSGKTTLTRLLAGLLSPPTGHIFRHGQDSARDDIHARAQDTGYLFQHPDHQWVASTVWDECVFGIRAQLGLRRRQPLPQPWVERVEQMLSQAGLLTERDASPYSLSAGQKRLLSATAQFLLERPLYILDEPAAAVDYFTMQHLLQLCQAAMARGAALFIVTHEPELFSEHATRMITLAHGRIQ, via the coding sequence ATGAGCAGCAACGGCATTGACATGACGAAACCGGCAGTGATGCTACGGCAGGTGTCGTATGTGTATGACGACAGCGAGCAAGCAGCCGTACAGCAGCTTGATATACAAGTGGAGCAAAGACAATGGCTGGCGATTGTTGGTGCAAGCGGCAGCGGCAAATCAACACTCTGTCGTCTGATCAATGGTCAACTACCACGCCTAGCTGGTGGACAGCGCGAAGGCGACGTGCATATTCAGGGCATTGATCCTGCGGAAGCAACAATTGCAGAACTGGCATCTACTATAGGATCGCTTGGGCAGGACCCGGATGCTGAGCTAGTGGTCGGTACGGTAGAGGACGAAATTGCCTTTGGACCGGAAAATCTGTGCCTTGCGCCATCAGAGATTGGTCAGCGTATTGACCGGCTAACGACAACACTAGCATTGGAGCATGTACGTAATCGCCATATACACCAGCTATCTGGCGGACAGCGACAACGCACCGCACTGGCGGCAGTATTGGCGCTGGAACCACAGATTCTGCTATTGGATGAGCCAGCAGCAAGTTTGGACCCAGCTGGTCGGCAGCAGGTGTTGGATATGATTGGCGACTGGCATGCCGCCGGTGGAACCCTAATCACTGCATCCGCTCGTTGGGATCACAGTGTACAGCGCGCAGATCATGTCCTCGTTTTGGAAAAGGGTAGCATAGTACTGCAAGGTACACCAGCGGAGCTACTGCAACAGAATGCGGACGATCTGCGCCAGTTGTATATTGTGCCAGCGATCACACAGGACGAGTCTTCGGATGCGCATCAAGTGTCCGTATCATCGGAAAAATCACAGTCATCACCTGATCTGTTGCAGCCTATCGTTGATATTCGGCAGCTGAATTATCAGTACGCGGGTAATTCTACTCCTGCATTGCAGGATGTTTCGCTACAAATACATCCCGGCGAAATGGTGCTGTTATGCGGTGCAAACGGCTCCGGTAAGACAACGCTAACCCGACTGCTGGCAGGGCTGTTGTCTCCACCGACTGGTCATATTTTCCGTCATGGGCAGGACAGCGCCCGCGACGATATTCATGCGCGCGCGCAGGATACGGGGTATCTATTTCAACACCCCGATCATCAATGGGTAGCATCGACTGTATGGGATGAATGTGTCTTCGGCATCCGGGCGCAGCTTGGCTTGCGCCGTCGTCAGCCGCTACCACAGCCATGGGTGGAGCGAGTGGAGCAGATGCTATCGCAAGCCGGACTGCTGACAGAGCGTGATGCTTCACCCTATAGTCTGAGTGCTGGGCAAAAGCGGCTATTATCCGCGACTGCGCAATTTTTGTTGGAGCGTCCATTGTATATTTTGGATGAACCAGCAGCAGCGGTGGACTATTTTACCATGCAGCATCTATTGCAGCTGTGCCAAGCTGCGATGGCGCGTGGAGCAGCGCTATTCATAGTCACGCATGAGCCGGAATTGTTCAGCGAACATGCAACGCGTATGATTACGCTGGCACATGGGCGCATACAATAA
- a CDS encoding MarR family winged helix-turn-helix transcriptional regulator: MINMSMNNTEQSMHLYRVFAKAFKSLNEHAVAGSKIEGFNSTAFSVMEVLYFKGAQPIQQIGAKLLLQSGNVTYVIDKLEHGGLLRRHPCPTDRRVIYAELTDQVRAMMDEIYPKYEERLNFALGGLNIQEKEQLIYLLKKLGMEAERLSPSVRK, encoded by the coding sequence ATGATTAACATGTCCATGAACAACACCGAACAATCCATGCATCTGTACCGCGTCTTCGCCAAAGCCTTCAAAAGCTTGAACGAACATGCCGTTGCCGGAAGCAAGATCGAAGGCTTCAACTCCACCGCATTTTCTGTCATGGAAGTGCTCTACTTTAAAGGTGCACAGCCGATTCAACAGATCGGAGCTAAACTACTGCTGCAAAGTGGCAACGTTACGTATGTTATCGACAAGCTGGAGCACGGTGGTCTGCTGCGCCGTCATCCTTGCCCAACCGACCGCCGTGTGATCTACGCCGAACTGACCGATCAGGTTCGCGCGATGATGGATGAAATTTATCCCAAATACGAAGAACGCCTGAACTTCGCACTAGGCGGTCTGAACATACAGGAAAAAGAACAGCTTATCTATCTGCTCAAAAAGCTCGGTATGGAAGCAGAACGTCTATCCCCATCCGTTCGCAAATAA
- a CDS encoding glycerophosphodiester phosphodiesterase family protein, protein MRDKSLTLRTESYDSGLQQISASFYDSRGRIMIAAHRGDWRLAPENSLAAIQYSIVAGADLIEIDVQRTADGQLVLMHDETVDRMTNGSGRLSEMTLEQLRSLRLRQHQGGSEQRLTNYLIPTLEEVMILARGKVMINLDKCWAWREDVYAVLLRTDTVAQTLFKSTAEPEEVSSFRHNKLQKPLYMHILDDSNIQHVERIDEICQTVRPEAVEICFEQENSERLESSLLQRIQQYDCRLWVNTMWDSLCGGHSELHGAEGWDWQLQHGFNMIQTDNVGLLRRYLDER, encoded by the coding sequence ATGAGAGATAAATCATTGACTTTGAGGACGGAGTCGTATGACAGCGGTTTGCAGCAGATTAGTGCTAGCTTTTACGATAGTCGCGGACGTATTATGATTGCCGCTCATCGTGGAGACTGGCGATTGGCACCAGAAAATTCGTTAGCAGCGATCCAGTATTCGATCGTGGCGGGAGCAGATTTGATTGAGATTGATGTACAGCGCACAGCGGATGGTCAATTGGTGCTGATGCACGATGAAACGGTGGATCGCATGACCAACGGGAGTGGCAGACTATCGGAGATGACGCTGGAGCAGCTGCGAAGCTTACGTCTACGTCAGCATCAGGGTGGTAGCGAGCAACGACTCACCAACTATTTGATTCCGACGCTGGAAGAGGTCATGATTCTTGCACGCGGCAAGGTTATGATCAATCTAGATAAATGCTGGGCTTGGCGCGAGGATGTATACGCTGTGCTGCTACGCACAGACACGGTGGCACAAACGCTATTTAAAAGCACGGCTGAACCGGAGGAAGTTTCTTCGTTTCGACATAACAAACTACAAAAGCCGTTATATATGCACATATTGGACGATAGCAATATACAACATGTAGAACGCATAGACGAAATCTGCCAAACTGTACGTCCAGAAGCGGTAGAGATTTGTTTTGAGCAGGAGAATAGTGAACGGCTGGAGTCGTCGCTGCTGCAACGTATTCAGCAATATGACTGCCGTCTGTGGGTGAATACGATGTGGGATTCTTTATGCGGTGGTCACTCCGAGCTGCACGGAGCGGAAGGCTGGGATTGGCAGCTACAGCATGGATTCAATATGATCCAGACCGATAATGTTGGGCTACTGCGTCGTTATTTGGATGAGAGATGA
- a CDS encoding NAD(P)/FAD-dependent oxidoreductase: MKYDIIVIGGGSAGLMASVAASEHGARVLLIDKGNKLGRKLGISGGGRCNVTNAKEVDELIKYIPGNGRFLHSALANFSNRDIMAFFEDMGIALKEEDNGRMFPVTDKAKSVVDALVNRVRAQGVDIRVNSPVAEVLYDEGTACGVKLRAGEVIRSQAVIIAVGGKSVPQTGSEGDGYPWAEKAGHTITELYPTEVPLTSPESFIQSKELQGLSLRDVQLTVWNPKGKKLIMHDGDMLFTHFGISGPAALRCSQYVVKALKKFPVTSVQLTIDLMPDKSADDIYRETLQLAEQESRKAVKNVLKGYLPERMIPLLLQKAQIAEDVTYHNIPKQQWLELARLIKAFPVAINGTLSIKEAFVTGGGVNLKEIHPQTMESKLMQHLYFCGEVLDIHGYTGGYNITAAFTTGHAAGSSAAEAVGRS, from the coding sequence TTGAAATACGATATTATTGTAATCGGCGGTGGCTCGGCGGGTCTAATGGCGAGTGTAGCAGCGAGTGAACATGGCGCGCGCGTGCTGCTGATTGATAAAGGCAACAAATTGGGTCGCAAGCTGGGCATCTCCGGCGGCGGACGCTGCAATGTCACTAATGCCAAAGAAGTCGATGAATTAATTAAATATATTCCGGGTAACGGACGCTTTCTGCATAGTGCGCTGGCGAACTTCAGCAACCGCGATATTATGGCATTTTTCGAGGATATGGGTATCGCGCTAAAAGAAGAAGACAATGGACGGATGTTCCCTGTTACCGACAAAGCCAAATCAGTCGTGGATGCGCTGGTGAACCGAGTACGCGCGCAGGGCGTAGACATTCGGGTGAATAGCCCAGTGGCGGAAGTGCTGTACGATGAAGGGACAGCTTGCGGTGTGAAGCTGCGTGCTGGTGAAGTGATTCGCAGTCAGGCAGTTATTATCGCAGTCGGCGGCAAATCCGTTCCGCAAACCGGCTCCGAGGGTGACGGATATCCTTGGGCGGAAAAGGCTGGTCATACCATTACCGAGCTGTATCCAACCGAAGTGCCGCTGACATCGCCAGAATCGTTTATCCAGAGCAAGGAACTGCAAGGCTTGTCCCTGCGTGATGTACAGTTAACCGTCTGGAATCCGAAAGGCAAAAAGCTGATCATGCACGACGGCGATATGCTGTTCACACACTTCGGCATTTCCGGTCCGGCGGCGCTGCGTTGTAGTCAGTATGTAGTCAAGGCGCTCAAAAAGTTCCCTGTTACTTCCGTGCAGCTGACGATTGATCTCATGCCGGACAAAAGCGCGGACGACATTTATCGCGAAACGCTTCAACTTGCCGAGCAGGAATCCCGTAAAGCCGTGAAAAATGTACTCAAGGGCTATCTGCCCGAGCGTATGATTCCACTGTTGTTGCAAAAGGCGCAAATCGCTGAGGATGTAACATATCACAATATTCCGAAGCAGCAATGGCTGGAGCTGGCACGGCTGATCAAGGCATTCCCAGTGGCGATTAATGGTACGCTGTCGATCAAGGAAGCATTCGTGACTGGCGGCGGTGTCAATCTCAAAGAAATTCACCCGCAGACGATGGAATCCAAGCTGATGCAGCATTTGTATTTCTGTGGCGAGGTACTAGATATTCATGGGTATACCGGCGGCTACAATATTACGGCTGCCTTTACGACCGGTCATGCAGCGGGCAGCAGTGCTGCCGAAGCGGTGGGTCGGAGTTAG
- a CDS encoding two-component system sensor histidine kinase NtrB gives MLAVGASVFVFSAVVERSGDDSLHPGRLVWRGYAPVLVISFALSIVVGWLLAAYSAIDSRIPLSVVSFIVGVLYIGAWRGLWLLLLSIFMYILFSDNVNIKDGIIQTGILLYPVAGLCYPVFHRSSIRRKRLIVMALILLSTLLTLIVIALHVSLFQLGTGVWLLILFIVVAAIVAGDYCTTAIEQIIEKKQLSRQMLDLSNRVITEAEKLRQIMNVAPMMVTSIDAEGRVTAINEAAFTLLASTLTGLKRDRMNEVSFFDLENGDIREGLKSTIRLIRRVQQSRVNESEIFRLEYGVFYVNVAPLFRNPEEELSGFVIVGQDVTEMEQLRNELSHVEQLSLVGKMAASITHEIRNPMAVVRGFLQLMHEKSPSSLDHYYMIVMDELDRANSIINDFLSLAQNRIVEKEPSSLHAIIEELLPLLWADANLRGQTITFVPGRDIPLLELNSKEIKQLILNLARNGMEAMEDKGELTIETEMTSAEVIMHIRDTGPGIPPDKMDKLFEPFYTTKTKGTGLGLSLCLSIVERHNGRITVDSSEGNGTTFSVIFMRKPEELTAAESVGAPSLP, from the coding sequence ATGCTTGCTGTAGGCGCTTCCGTTTTCGTATTCTCCGCGGTGGTGGAACGTAGTGGTGACGATTCCCTGCATCCCGGACGGTTGGTATGGCGTGGATACGCTCCAGTGCTTGTCATTTCCTTTGCGCTCAGTATTGTGGTCGGCTGGCTTCTAGCTGCTTATAGCGCGATTGATAGTCGGATTCCGCTCAGTGTAGTGTCGTTCATTGTAGGTGTGCTGTACATAGGTGCATGGCGCGGCTTATGGTTACTGCTGCTTAGTATATTTATGTACATATTGTTTAGTGATAACGTTAACATCAAGGATGGTATTATACAGACTGGCATATTGCTATATCCAGTAGCAGGGCTATGTTATCCAGTATTTCATCGCTCTTCGATCCGTCGTAAGCGGTTGATTGTGATGGCGCTGATTCTGCTGAGTACGTTGCTTACCCTCATCGTCATTGCTTTACATGTATCGTTATTCCAGCTTGGTACGGGGGTATGGCTGCTCATTCTATTTATCGTTGTGGCGGCAATCGTAGCTGGGGATTATTGCACAACCGCCATTGAACAAATTATTGAGAAAAAGCAGCTGAGTCGGCAGATGCTGGATCTATCGAATCGCGTCATTACCGAAGCGGAAAAGCTGCGCCAAATTATGAATGTGGCACCGATGATGGTGACATCGATTGATGCAGAAGGCAGAGTGACAGCGATCAATGAAGCGGCATTTACGCTTCTGGCAAGCACGCTAACTGGTCTGAAGCGCGACCGTATGAATGAGGTGTCTTTTTTCGATCTGGAGAATGGCGACATTCGCGAAGGGTTAAAAAGCACAATCCGACTGATTCGGCGCGTACAGCAGAGTCGAGTCAACGAGAGTGAGATTTTTCGTTTGGAATACGGTGTGTTCTACGTTAACGTAGCGCCGCTATTTCGCAACCCAGAAGAGGAATTGAGTGGATTCGTGATTGTGGGGCAGGATGTGACCGAGATGGAGCAGCTGCGCAATGAACTGAGCCATGTCGAACAGCTGAGTCTGGTCGGCAAAATGGCAGCCAGCATTACGCATGAGATTCGTAATCCGATGGCTGTTGTGCGCGGCTTCCTGCAATTGATGCACGAGAAAAGCCCATCCTCGCTGGATCATTATTATATGATCGTCATGGACGAGCTGGATCGTGCCAATAGCATCATCAATGACTTTCTCTCGCTTGCTCAGAACCGCATTGTGGAAAAGGAGCCGTCCAGTTTGCATGCCATTATTGAGGAATTGCTGCCGCTGCTGTGGGCGGATGCCAATCTGCGCGGACAGACGATTACCTTTGTGCCGGGACGTGATATTCCGCTGCTAGAGCTGAACTCCAAGGAGATCAAACAGCTGATTCTGAATCTGGCGCGCAACGGTATGGAAGCGATGGAGGATAAGGGCGAGCTGACGATTGAAACCGAGATGACAAGCGCCGAGGTCATTATGCACATCCGCGATACGGGACCGGGTATACCGCCGGATAAGATGGACAAGCTATTTGAGCCTTTTTATACAACCAAGACTAAGGGGACAGGATTGGGCTTATCGCTTTGCCTTAGTATTGTGGAACGGCATAACGGACGAATTACCGTCGATTCGTCGGAAGGAAATGGTACCACCTTTTCTGTCATTTTCATGAGAAAACCTGAGGAATTGACGGCGGCAGAGTCGGTCGGCGCACCGAGCTTGCCGTAA
- a CDS encoding BrxA/BrxB family bacilliredoxin: MSMSFDQYMRDMVQPMRDELTSIGIQELRTPEEVQEQLDNAQGTTLVVVNSVCGCAAGQCRPGVAHALQSDVKPDHLFTVFAGQDKEATAKAREYFAPYQPSSPSIALLKDGELVHFIERHQIENHSAEDIAIALNDAFEKYCL; this comes from the coding sequence ATGTCAATGTCATTTGATCAATATATGAGAGATATGGTACAGCCTATGCGTGACGAGCTGACCAGTATCGGTATCCAAGAACTGCGCACACCAGAAGAAGTGCAAGAGCAACTGGACAATGCACAAGGTACAACACTGGTTGTTGTAAACTCCGTTTGCGGTTGCGCAGCCGGTCAATGCCGTCCTGGCGTAGCTCATGCTCTGCAAAGCGATGTAAAACCAGATCACCTGTTCACTGTATTCGCAGGTCAAGACAAAGAAGCGACTGCCAAAGCGCGTGAATACTTCGCGCCATACCAACCGTCTTCTCCATCGATCGCTCTGCTCAAAGATGGCGAGCTCGTACATTTTATCGAGCGTCACCAGATTGAGAACCATTCCGCTGAAGATATCGCGATTGCGCTGAATGACGCATTCGAGAAATATTGCCTGTAA